The following coding sequences are from one Spea bombifrons isolate aSpeBom1 chromosome 13, aSpeBom1.2.pri, whole genome shotgun sequence window:
- the PLEKHM1 gene encoding pleckstrin homology domain-containing family M member 1: MYSSPAPENVQESRDVKLRITKKLSSCLRELQVRYVTTDDVVTSEDNDANGLCVALEAVFIHGLKPKFIKTEADRRKGRSRGRHVPLPQPAYWPLLKAITHRNVITELESVSFINTDVGRCRSWLRLALNDCLMECYFISLQREKSWLLEYYQPCALLLDAEDCDVVLSYLQGLSSLTFNLSYKSSILNVWTATPLSLSGLWAEDTERSILSPHAPLRRKSLDSVSQSSSSDDTNSSVLQEGKGIIESSSMSLETNSSSSQLSSSLGSDEQPHARAPVILGSPDISSCEVDSTEPEESEKSNAEDAEPSLPLASNATPTDDPPDELSEKETGLEAEDFKTQGLKSERQLSEPETLQSAVLLKPQSENEPASAEPPSHDTSNQNYSCDTSAGKAHATVPQTQAVEEPVGDSRSSNPEKSVLLKCEPCPVAELPKSRSWISEDDFQRPEPVIPTDQMQKGSFLPSQPLNQLIGDSTQFSDQISKSFNVVRRRQIGLSNPFRGLLMLGCLERRNALGLYKSFYCELTPYEFRLFLKGEEQICLENCSLFRCESVGPAYSDGRFELHFPAKKLYLRAPSEGEAQDWVERLQEAVEKFRPQKDEAWEVLQSPESPSDLENKTPSLGGSTQSAQEFSWVSPFEAEPDALKESILYMKIHKRWTQCIFSLSDRVLRCYLPKNPEKVLYSSYSIEMVRDILPDANLGSPSCFRLVTSKGSLQLQAESSLEAKAWRELVRAAYLESEEDSAFVPGDGKIEIKSHIREHPLFKYLLHIPTEMGLDSQNFKCAGCHKQIGFQFGKAKLCGFSGLYYCEWCHQDQGSVIPSRMVHNWDITERAVSKPALNFLNTVRNEPLMNVQYLNQRLYQHTQTMYEISHSRERLRLLGEYLVTCRSGALQELNKSLDQRTYLLDCAHTYSMRDLKQIADGAFEPMLQSVLEFASHHVYACELCRQRGFICLICNRNEIIYPFQFETTIRCGDCKAVFHRPCKTPRNPCPRCVRRKKYQVQGMKM, from the exons ATGTATTCATCTCCTGCTCCCGAGAACGTTCAGGAGTCCAGAGACGTGAAGCTG AGGATCACAAAGAAGTTATCCAGTTGTCTCAGAGAGCTTCAGGTCCGATACGTCACCACGGACGATGTGGTCACCAGCGAAGACAACGATGCAAACGGCCTCTGCGTGGCTTTGGAAGCCGTGTTCATTCACGGCCTGAAACCcaaatttattaaaacagaaGCTGACAGAAGGAAAGGAAGAAGCAGGGGCCGCCACGTGCCACTACCCCAGCCGGCCTACTGGCCTCTGCTGAAGGCCATCACTCACCG CAACGTGATCACCGAACTGGAGAGCGTGAGTTTCATTAACACCGATGTGGGCCGGTGCCGCTCCTGGCTACGTCTCGCTCTGAATGACTGTCTCATGGAATGCTATTTCATTTCGTTACAAAGAGAAAAGTCTTGGCTGCTGGAATACTACCAGCCATGTGCATTGCTTCTAGATGCTGAAGACTGTGATGTGGTCCTTAGTTACCTACAAGGCCTGTCTTCCTTGACGTTTAATCTGTCCTACAAATCCTCCATTCTAAATGTATGGACAGCCACGCCGCTTTCATTATCGGGACTGTGGGCTGAGGACACGGAGCGGTCAATACTGTCTCCTCATGCACCTCTCCGGCGGAAATCATTGGACTCTGTGTCTCAGTCCTCCAGCTCCGATGACACCAACAGCTCCGTGCTGCAGGAGGGCAAAGGGATCATAGAGTCGTCATCCATGAGTCTAGAAACCAACAGTTCATCATCTCAGCTCTCGTCCAGCCTTGGCTCAGACGAACAGCCACATGCCAGGGCCCCTGTTATACTAGGGAGCCCCGATATCTCCTCCTGCGAAGTGGATTCCACAGAGCCGGAAGAGTCAGAAAAGTCTAACGCTGA GGATGCGGAACCCAGTCTCCCTCTAGCATCTAACGCAACTCCCACCGATGATCCCCCTGACGAACTGTCCGAGAAAGAGACCGGACTCGAGGCTGAAGACTTCAAGACGCAGGGCTTGAAAAGCGAAAGACAGTTGTCGGAACCTGAAACTCTCCAGTCAGCTGTTTTATTAAAACCACAATCGGAAAACGAGCCGGCGAGCGCAGAGCCTCCAAGCCACGATACCAGTAATCAGAATTACTCATGTGACACATCAGCGGGGAAGGCACATGCTACCGTTCCCCAAACCCAAGCAGTCGAGGAACCTGTCGGGGACAGCAGATCTAGCAACCCGGAAAAAAGTGTTCTGCTTAAATGTGAGCCTTGTCCTGTTGCTGAACTCCCA AAAAGCAGAAGCTGGATCTCCGAAGACGATTTCCAGAGACCAGAACCTGTTATCCCTACCGATCAGATGCAGAAAGGAAGTTTTCTCCCTTCCCAGCCCCTGAACCAATTAATCGGCGACTCTACCCAGTTTTCAGATCAGATCAGTAAATCCTTCAATGTCGTCCGCAGGCGGCAAATAG GCCTTTCAAACCCTTTCCGGGGGCTCTTGATGCTGGGTTGTCTCGAACGAAGAAATGCCTTGGGATTGTACAAGAGCTTTTATTGCGAGCTGACGCCATACGAATTCCGTCTGTTCCTCAAAGGAGAAGAGCAAATCTGCCTTGAGAACTGTTCGCTGTTCCGGTGCGAGTCTGTGGGTCCCGCGTACAGCGACGGGCGCTTCGAGCTGCACTTTCCTGCTAAAAAGCTGTATTTGCGGGCTCCTTCGGAAGGTGAAGCCCAGGATTGGGTGGAAAGACTGCAGGAGGCTGTGGAGAAATTCCGCCCTCAGAAAGATGAGGCTTGGGAGGTTTTACAGTCCCCCGAGTCCCCCAGCGATCTGGAAAACAAAACGCCTTCTCTTGGTGGGAGCACGCAGTCTGCTCAGGAGTTCAGTTGGGTTTCTCCGTTTGAAGCAGAACCAGACGCTCTGAAAGAGTCCATACTCTACATGAAAATCCATAAACGCTGGACCCAGTGTATTTTCTCCTTATCGGATAGAGTCTTGCGGTGCTATTTACCCAAGAACCCTGAGAAGGTTTTATACAGCTCTTACAGCATCGAGATGGTCCGAGACATCTTACCAGATGCCAATTTGGGAAGCCCGTCTTGTTTCCGATTGGTAACCTCGAAAGGTTCCTTACAGCTACAGGCCGAGAGCTCGTTAGAGGCCAAGGCTTGGAGGGAGCTTGTCCGCGCTGCGTACCTCGAGTCGGAAGAGGACTCGGCCTTTGTACCCGGAGATGGAAAAATCGAGATAAAATCCCATATCCGGGAACATCCCCTCTTCAAGTACCTGCTCCACATTCCCACCGAGATGGGCCTGGACTCTCAGAACTTCAAGTGTGCAG GTTGCCACAAACAGATCGGATTCCAGTTTGGGAAAGCGAAGCTCTGTGGTTTCTCTGGGCTTTATTACTGTGAATGGTGCCACCAGGATCAAGGTTCGGTCATCCCCTCTAGAATGGTGCACAACTGGGATATAACGGAGAGAGCG GTGTCGAAACCAGCTTTGAACTTCTTGAATACGGTGCGAAACGAGCCCTTAATGAACGTGCAGTATTTGAACCAGCGTCTGTATCAACACACGCAGACCATGTATGAGATTAGCCACAGCCGAGAGAGACTCCGGTTGCTGGGGGAGTATCTCGTAACGTGCCGCAGCGGAGCCCTACAGGAGTTGAACAAGAG cttagACCAACGGACCTATCTTCTGGATTGTGCCCACACGTACAGCATGCGGGACCTAAAGCAG ATCGCGGACGGCGCGTTCGAGCCCATGCTCCAGTCGGTCTTGGAGTTCGCAAGTCACCACGTCTACGCATGCGAGCTCTGCAGGCAGAGAGGATTCATCTGCCTGATCTGTAACCGCAATGAGATAATTTACCCCTTCCAGTTTGAAACTACCATCAG ATGCGGCGACTGCAAAGCAGTCTTCCACAGACCCTGCAAAACGCCGAGGAACCCGTGCCCTCGCTGTGTAAGGAGGAAGAAGTACCAGGTTCAGGGCATGAAGATGTGA